A part of Larkinella insperata genomic DNA contains:
- a CDS encoding glycosyl hydrolase codes for MKLKKLLLLLFLSNSLLAQPRWPTITQQTKPWTRWWWMGSAVNQKDLTILLDQYKKAGLGGVEITPIYGVKGEERNFINFLSPKWMTMLDHTLKEASRLGMGVDLAQASGWPFGGPWVSPADACKYVAYKTYSLRSGEKLAEPVTYLQQPLVRTVGEKIDIKQLVEPIAKNPNLQRHAFDQVRFEKPLPLQTLMAYSDKGQTVDLTAKVDSKGALNWTAPEGRWTLYAVFQGWHGKMVERAGPGGEGDVIDHFSKTATQHYLQKFDEAFKGHDLKTLRAFFNDSYEVDDAQGEGNWTPALFEEFKKRHGYDLRNHLAALFGKDSEEKNGRILTDYRSTISELLLENYTKTWSEWAKTKGKIIRNQAHGSPANILDLYAITDIPEIEGTEILRIKFASSAANVTGKKLTSSESATWDNEHFLSKLSDIKKDMDRFLLGGVNHTFYHGTNYSPQNAPWPGWLFYAAVHFNPNNTFWTDFGKLNQYVARCQSFLQAGKPNNDVLVYLPIYDSFTRPGKVLLQHYDGIDHGFKGLPVEEHAETLWKKGYGFDFISDKQLLNVTSANGKLQTGGVAYQTVLVPEARYMPGGTFQQLIKLAQNGATVVFVNNLPEDVPGFGNLENRRAAFKKLVSQLKFVDSKGVRKATVGKGAFLVARNADALLVSAGVRREKMVDAGLQLVRRSHANGKYYFIANWGEKAVDGWFPLSTAAKSVALYNPMTEKLGVAQFRTTTEGGSEVYLQLAPGESCILETSNAVASGPAYAYWKPAGSAQPIRGKWTITFLSGGPQLPSKKETESLGSWTDLDGDYVKSFSGTASYTISFPKPEGTGAGWMLTLGKVAESARVRLNGNEIGTLIGPTYQLFIPKDQLKATNELTVFVSNSMANRIAELDRERINWKKFYNINMSARLRENRGADGNFTAEKWKPRESGLMGPVTLTPVVSAK; via the coding sequence ATGAAGCTCAAAAAACTTCTTCTTCTCCTTTTTCTAAGCAATTCTTTGTTGGCCCAACCCCGCTGGCCGACAATCACGCAGCAGACCAAACCGTGGACGCGCTGGTGGTGGATGGGCAGCGCCGTTAATCAAAAAGACCTGACAATTTTGTTAGATCAATACAAAAAAGCCGGGTTGGGGGGCGTCGAAATTACACCCATTTACGGCGTGAAAGGCGAGGAACGGAATTTCATCAACTTCCTGTCGCCGAAGTGGATGACGATGCTCGACCACACCCTGAAAGAAGCCAGCCGGCTCGGCATGGGCGTCGATCTGGCGCAGGCGTCGGGCTGGCCCTTTGGCGGGCCGTGGGTAAGTCCGGCGGATGCCTGCAAGTATGTCGCTTACAAAACCTATAGCCTCAGAAGCGGAGAAAAGCTGGCGGAACCCGTTACCTACCTTCAGCAGCCGCTGGTCCGGACGGTGGGCGAGAAAATCGACATCAAGCAACTGGTGGAACCGATTGCCAAAAATCCGAACCTGCAACGGCACGCGTTCGATCAGGTCCGGTTTGAAAAGCCGTTGCCGCTGCAAACCCTGATGGCCTATTCCGACAAAGGGCAAACCGTTGATCTGACGGCGAAAGTCGACAGCAAAGGCGCGCTGAACTGGACGGCACCGGAAGGGCGCTGGACCTTGTACGCGGTTTTTCAGGGCTGGCACGGCAAGATGGTTGAGCGGGCCGGACCGGGGGGCGAAGGCGACGTGATCGACCATTTTTCCAAAACCGCCACGCAGCATTACCTGCAAAAATTCGATGAAGCCTTTAAAGGGCACGACCTGAAAACGCTGCGGGCGTTTTTCAACGATTCCTACGAGGTAGACGATGCGCAGGGCGAAGGCAACTGGACCCCGGCCTTGTTCGAGGAGTTTAAGAAACGCCACGGCTACGACCTGCGCAACCACCTGGCGGCCTTGTTTGGCAAAGATTCGGAGGAGAAGAACGGGCGTATCCTGACCGATTACCGATCCACTATCTCGGAACTGCTGCTGGAAAATTACACCAAAACCTGGAGCGAATGGGCCAAAACAAAGGGCAAAATCATCCGCAATCAGGCGCACGGTTCGCCCGCCAACATCCTGGATCTGTACGCCATCACCGACATTCCGGAAATTGAAGGCACGGAGATTCTCAGAATCAAATTTGCCTCGTCGGCGGCCAACGTGACCGGCAAAAAACTCACCTCGTCCGAATCGGCGACCTGGGACAACGAGCATTTTCTGTCGAAGCTGAGCGACATCAAAAAAGACATGGACCGGTTTCTGCTCGGCGGGGTAAACCACACGTTCTATCACGGCACCAATTATTCCCCGCAGAATGCTCCCTGGCCCGGCTGGCTGTTTTATGCCGCCGTCCATTTCAATCCCAACAATACGTTCTGGACCGATTTCGGCAAACTGAACCAGTACGTAGCCCGCTGTCAGTCGTTTTTGCAGGCCGGAAAACCAAACAACGATGTGCTGGTCTATCTGCCGATTTACGATTCGTTCACGCGGCCCGGCAAGGTGTTACTGCAACACTACGACGGCATCGACCACGGTTTCAAAGGCTTGCCGGTGGAAGAACACGCCGAAACGCTCTGGAAAAAAGGCTACGGATTTGATTTCATCTCGGACAAACAACTCCTGAACGTCACGTCGGCCAACGGAAAGTTGCAAACCGGGGGTGTTGCCTACCAGACGGTGCTGGTGCCCGAAGCCCGCTACATGCCGGGGGGCACCTTCCAGCAACTGATCAAACTGGCGCAGAACGGTGCAACGGTCGTGTTTGTTAATAACTTGCCCGAAGACGTACCCGGTTTCGGAAATCTGGAAAACCGGCGGGCTGCGTTTAAAAAGCTGGTAAGCCAACTCAAGTTTGTTGATAGCAAAGGCGTCCGGAAGGCAACAGTTGGCAAAGGCGCTTTTCTGGTGGCTAGAAATGCCGATGCGCTGCTGGTGTCTGCGGGCGTCAGGCGCGAGAAAATGGTGGATGCCGGTCTGCAACTGGTGCGCCGGAGTCACGCCAACGGAAAGTATTATTTCATCGCCAACTGGGGTGAGAAAGCCGTCGATGGCTGGTTTCCGCTGAGTACGGCGGCCAAATCCGTGGCGCTCTACAATCCGATGACCGAAAAGCTGGGCGTGGCCCAGTTCCGAACCACAACCGAGGGCGGAAGTGAGGTTTACCTGCAACTGGCACCCGGCGAATCCTGCATCCTGGAGACGTCTAATGCCGTCGCTAGCGGTCCGGCCTATGCCTACTGGAAACCGGCGGGGTCGGCGCAGCCCATCAGGGGCAAATGGACCATCACTTTTCTGTCGGGTGGGCCGCAGTTGCCCTCTAAAAAAGAAACCGAAAGCCTGGGTTCGTGGACCGATCTGGACGGCGATTACGTGAAAAGCTTTTCGGGGACGGCGTCTTACACCATCTCCTTTCCGAAGCCGGAGGGCACCGGCGCGGGCTGGATGCTGACGCTGGGCAAGGTGGCCGAAAGCGCCCGCGTCCGGCTGAATGGCAACGAAATCGGCACCCTGATCGGACCGACCTACCAGCTTTTCATTCCTAAAGATCAACTCAAAGCGACCAACGAACTAACGGTTTTTGTCTCCAATAGCATGGCGAACCGGATTGCAGAGCTGGACCGGGAACGCATTAACTGGAAGAAGTTTTACAACATCAACATGTCGGCCCGGCTGCGGGAAAACCGGGGGGCGGACGGAAACTTCACCGCTGAAAAATGGAAACCGCGCGAATCCGGTTTGATGGGTCCCGTCACCCTGACGCCGGTGGTGTCGGCCAAATAA
- the rhaM gene encoding L-rhamnose mutarotase, giving the protein MQEIAFTMQLKPGVEAEYQRRHDEIWPELSQALTEAGIRDYSIFLDRSSGTLFAVQKREDNHTADQLPGRAIMKKWWAYMADLMDTNADNSPVAKPLERVFHME; this is encoded by the coding sequence ATGCAGGAAATTGCTTTTACGATGCAGCTCAAACCCGGTGTGGAAGCCGAGTACCAACGCCGTCACGACGAAATCTGGCCGGAACTGTCGCAGGCGCTGACCGAAGCGGGCATCCGGGATTACTCCATCTTTCTCGACCGGTCGAGCGGTACCCTGTTTGCCGTGCAGAAGCGGGAAGACAACCACACCGCCGATCAGTTGCCGGGTCGGGCGATTATGAAAAAATGGTGGGCGTACATGGCCGATTTGATGGACACAAACGCCGACAATTCACCGGTAGCCAAGCCGTTGGAGCGGGTGTTCCATATGGAGTAA
- a CDS encoding SusC/RagA family TonB-linked outer membrane protein, whose protein sequence is MRKPFRFHHKLVGLAVLCAVLGAISPSLAQTIKVSGKVQSATDKSDLVGISIVVKGTNNGTTSNATGEYTINAPANGTLVFSFIGFAKQEIPVNNRSLIDVTLQEDNQQLNEVVVTALGVKREKKQLGYTVSEISGSKMATTNELSPISALQGRIPGVQIDQGAGGLMGNTKILIRGNSTLSPNNQPIFVVDGVILDNDIYDESGRDFGNALKNLNMEDFESVSVLKGSAAAALYGTRAINGVILVTTKKGTARKGIGVSVSQTFNMQQPYRGPDFQNDYGGGTVGAFFTDTREPNYKPDESWTTKVFPTNSEGKPYIDRQIGRELENWGPRFAGQQVVDYDGKMTTYQAYPNNYLDAFQTGLGSLSNVAIDGGGERSTFRFSYNRVKSRGINFKNELSKNAFNLRVTQNLNKFLVADVTADYTTSTGSNPPTLGLNNYIWTFPRNYDTKYWMKRENYIAYNGGLRNPNDPNEPNKVPGADYWFTIFENDYIQTEQMVRGRVALTGTVTDWLKLQIEGNFNNLYTKNETKEMGQGVNFTGGKYGLGHSTRQATFMKWMAIFNRPITKDLDFNGYLGGESQNYNLSYNYSETNGGLTYPGNFFLANSILPQISRGGIRTRRAYRSLYASADFGYKDQLFLQATFRNDWSSALTYKDGSGNNSYSYPSVSLSWVFSQAFHSSLPSWISYGKLRGNLAVLGGDIDPFVLNPGFAFRDYTNAGGAGQQPMSTYSSATTLQQNIKPLRKIAKEIGLELKVLNNRLGIDVSVYRDNSRNQPLPISSAIETGVSSILINAGNIQNTGIEIALDATPLKIGAFSWNTMVSFSHNRNKIVELYGDREYYALADESGGSNDLIPYAKVGGTYGVVRTKIAASRFQGADANDPRNGLPILTWRGDARAAFPARSNEWKDVGDINAKFRGGWDNTFTFKKLSLNVLFDAKIGGDMIITSLRYGTHTGVFTSSLQGRDAERGGIVWTSKYDNKTYDDGIIPEGVFAPGQTITQPDGSAANVGGMTFQEAYDKGLVEPTHRPQYNYRYGSFSTAVGDYWIAENSWVSLRQVSLTFQVPQNIVQKVKLNGLSISVVGRDLLYLYNTLPLNFNPASNYSNSTAVQKEIGFIPPMTRTLGVTLRGSF, encoded by the coding sequence ATGAGAAAACCTTTCCGATTCCACCACAAACTGGTGGGCCTGGCGGTGCTGTGCGCTGTTTTGGGCGCAATCTCCCCGAGTTTGGCCCAAACCATTAAAGTCAGCGGTAAAGTCCAGTCCGCAACCGACAAATCCGATCTGGTCGGAATTTCCATTGTCGTTAAAGGTACCAACAACGGCACCACCTCCAACGCAACCGGCGAGTACACCATCAACGCCCCCGCCAACGGCACGCTGGTTTTTTCATTCATCGGGTTCGCCAAACAGGAAATTCCGGTCAACAACCGCAGCCTCATCGACGTAACGCTCCAGGAAGACAACCAGCAACTGAACGAGGTGGTGGTGACGGCCCTCGGCGTGAAGCGGGAGAAAAAGCAGTTAGGCTATACGGTGTCGGAAATTTCCGGTTCCAAAATGGCAACCACCAACGAACTCAGCCCCATCAGTGCCTTACAAGGCCGGATTCCAGGGGTGCAGATTGACCAGGGCGCGGGTGGTTTGATGGGCAACACCAAAATTCTGATTCGGGGGAATTCAACCTTGTCGCCCAACAACCAGCCGATTTTTGTGGTCGATGGCGTCATTCTGGACAACGACATCTACGACGAAAGCGGACGGGATTTCGGCAATGCGCTCAAAAACCTGAACATGGAGGATTTTGAGAGCGTTTCGGTCCTGAAAGGTTCAGCCGCTGCGGCCCTGTACGGCACCCGCGCCATCAACGGCGTTATTCTGGTGACCACCAAAAAAGGAACCGCGCGCAAGGGCATCGGCGTCAGCGTTTCGCAGACCTTCAACATGCAGCAACCCTACCGGGGGCCGGATTTTCAGAACGATTACGGCGGTGGAACCGTCGGCGCTTTTTTCACCGATACGCGGGAGCCGAACTACAAACCCGATGAAAGCTGGACCACCAAGGTTTTTCCGACCAACAGCGAAGGCAAACCTTACATTGACCGGCAGATTGGCCGGGAGCTGGAAAACTGGGGGCCGCGTTTTGCCGGGCAGCAGGTGGTCGATTACGACGGCAAGATGACAACCTACCAGGCGTACCCGAATAATTACCTCGATGCCTTTCAGACCGGGCTCGGCAGCCTGTCAAACGTGGCCATCGACGGCGGGGGAGAGCGCTCAACGTTTCGTTTTTCGTATAACCGGGTGAAAAGCCGGGGCATCAACTTTAAAAACGAGCTGAGCAAAAATGCCTTCAACCTGCGCGTTACCCAGAACCTGAACAAGTTTCTGGTGGCAGACGTAACGGCCGATTACACCACCAGCACCGGCAGCAACCCGCCCACCCTGGGCCTGAACAACTACATCTGGACGTTTCCGCGCAATTACGACACTAAGTATTGGATGAAGCGGGAAAACTACATCGCCTACAACGGCGGTTTGCGCAACCCCAACGACCCGAACGAACCCAACAAAGTGCCCGGGGCCGATTACTGGTTTACTATTTTTGAGAACGATTACATCCAGACGGAGCAGATGGTTCGGGGGCGGGTAGCCCTGACCGGAACCGTAACGGACTGGCTGAAGCTTCAGATTGAGGGGAACTTTAACAACCTATATACCAAGAATGAAACCAAGGAAATGGGTCAGGGCGTCAACTTCACGGGCGGCAAATACGGGTTGGGACACTCCACCCGGCAGGCTACGTTCATGAAATGGATGGCCATTTTCAACAGGCCGATCACCAAGGACCTCGACTTCAACGGTTACCTCGGCGGGGAGTCTCAGAATTACAACCTGTCGTACAACTACTCCGAAACCAACGGCGGGCTGACCTACCCCGGCAACTTTTTCCTGGCGAACTCGATCCTGCCCCAGATTTCCCGGGGCGGTATCCGCACCCGGCGCGCGTACCGGTCTCTGTACGCCAGCGCCGATTTTGGGTACAAAGATCAACTCTTCTTACAGGCCACATTCCGCAACGACTGGTCGTCGGCGCTAACCTACAAAGACGGCAGCGGCAACAATTCCTACAGTTATCCGTCGGTCAGCCTTTCGTGGGTATTCTCGCAGGCGTTTCATTCCTCGCTGCCATCCTGGATCAGTTACGGGAAACTGCGGGGGAACCTGGCCGTGCTGGGGGGCGATATTGACCCGTTTGTACTTAACCCGGGTTTTGCGTTTCGGGATTATACCAATGCGGGCGGGGCCGGACAGCAGCCAATGTCTACCTACAGTTCGGCCACGACTTTGCAGCAGAACATCAAGCCGCTGCGGAAAATTGCCAAGGAGATCGGGCTGGAGCTGAAGGTCCTCAACAACCGGCTCGGTATTGATGTGTCGGTGTACCGCGACAACTCCCGCAACCAGCCCCTGCCCATCTCGTCGGCCATCGAAACCGGCGTCAGCAGCATCCTGATCAACGCCGGAAACATCCAGAATACCGGTATCGAAATTGCCCTGGATGCAACACCGCTCAAAATCGGCGCTTTTAGCTGGAACACGATGGTGTCGTTTTCCCACAACCGCAACAAGATCGTTGAACTGTACGGCGACCGGGAATACTACGCGCTGGCCGACGAATCGGGCGGGAGCAACGACCTGATTCCGTACGCGAAAGTGGGCGGTACCTACGGCGTAGTCCGGACGAAAATTGCCGCCAGCCGCTTTCAGGGGGCCGACGCCAACGATCCCCGCAACGGGCTGCCCATTCTGACCTGGCGGGGTGATGCCCGGGCGGCTTTCCCGGCGCGCAGCAACGAGTGGAAGGATGTAGGCGACATCAACGCCAAATTCCGGGGTGGCTGGGACAATACCTTTACGTTTAAGAAACTTTCCCTCAATGTGCTGTTCGACGCCAAAATCGGCGGGGACATGATCATTACCTCGTTGCGCTACGGAACCCACACCGGCGTGTTTACCAGCTCGCTGCAGGGCCGCGACGCCGAACGGGGAGGCATTGTCTGGACCAGCAAGTACGATAACAAAACCTACGACGACGGCATCATTCCCGAAGGGGTTTTTGCGCCCGGCCAGACCATTACCCAGCCGGACGGTTCGGCGGCCAACGTGGGCGGGATGACGTTTCAGGAAGCCTACGACAAAGGACTGGTGGAACCGACGCACCGACCGCAGTATAATTACCGCTACGGTTCTTTCTCGACCGCCGTGGGCGATTACTGGATCGCCGAAAACTCCTGGGTTTCGCTGCGGCAGGTGTCGCTGACGTTCCAGGTTCCGCAGAATATTGTGCAGAAAGTGAAGCTCAACGGGTTGTCGATCAGTGTAGTAGGGCGTGATCTGCTGTATCTGTACAACACGCTGCCGCTCAATTTCAATCCGGCATCCAACTATTCCAACAGCACCGCCGTGCAGAAGGAAATCGGCTTTATCCCGCCCATGACCCGGAC